DNA sequence from the Chryseobacterium indicum genome:
CTGGATTCGATATTTCTGCACAGAAGATCGATTATATTTTATTGACTCACGCTCATGGAGATCACATTGCGGATGTTGAGGAAGTTTTACAGCATCATCCTGAAGCAACCGTCATTGCGGTTCCTGAGATCTGCGGATATTTTAAAAATGCAAAAAATACAGACGATGTCAACTTAGGAGGATCGGCAAAAATCGATGATCTTAAAATTTCTATGGTTCCGGCTCATCACACAAGTTCGTTTCCGGACGGAAGCTATGGCGGCGTTCCTGTAGGTTATATTTTCAGACTTCCTGAAGGTAAAAACCTATATATGGCAGGAGACACCGGAGTAATGGCGGATATGGAGCTGTTTCCAAGGTTATATGGTAATTTAGACCTTTCCATCCTTCCGATCGGAAGTCACTACACAATGTGTCCGAGAAAGGCAGCATTTGCAGCAGCAGAATTATTAAAAACTCCAAAAGTAATCGGATGTCATTTTGATACTTTCCCTGCTATTGAAATTAATCATGAAAGTGCACAGAAGCATTTTGAAGATAAAAATGTAGAACTTGTTTTACCAAAACTGGGAGAGACGTTCGAATTTTAAATAAATGTTGGGAGGTAATTTGAAAACAGAAATCAAAATGTTGAAGTATATAAAAACAAAAAAAGATAATTATCCAATTACCTCTCTTGAACTTAAACCAATAAAAAATGGCAAGCTACCTAAATCACACCGCTACGACCGATTACCTTTGCTGCGTTCCCACCCTGGAGGATTCTCAGGAGCTGGTTGTTTAGGACTTGCCGTTGCAAAGGTAGGAATATTTTGCAAAACTCAAAACTTTATTAAAGAAAATTAATGGAAAAAATTGGCTTGCAGAGGTAGTTTGCTGAAATTCAGACCAATAATTTTTCAAAAATTTTCAAAAAAATTAGATATGACGAAGAGCCCTTCCACATTAGGAATTTTACTGTTTGGCGCTACGATGATTGTTTTTTTCGTGGTGTATTACTTCTTTTCAGGAGTTAATTATTTTGATATTTCATTGAAAGCCAATGCTTTCGTTTTACCGATTCTGTATGCCGGAGCTGCGTTCTGGTCGGTGAAATCGTACTGGAGCAGCCACAGAACGGTGAGCTTCAAAGAAGCATTTAAAAGAGCTTTCGTTCCCATGTTTATCGGGGGAATTTTATCCATTTTCAGTATTTATGCTTTCTTAAATTTTGTAGATACAGACGCGAAAAAACTGCTGAATTATCAGTATGTGACAAGACAGAAAGCGGAAATGGATAAAGAATATCATTCTGCAAGAAAAGTTTTAAAACACCAGAAAGACATTGATGAACTGGATAAAAAGTACAAAGAAAGGCTTCCAAGCTTCTCTCCGGAGGCGGTGAAAGGAAAAGATATGCTTACTGCAAGTCATTTTTCAGGATATTTTGCGGCAATTCTTATATTTTACGTAGTTTTGTCAGTGTTTTTCGGAGCGTTTTTTAGAACAAAAACAATCTATCAGGAAGAACAAAACCAAGAATAATTTTTTATTAAAATTGAATGAATTTATCTATAGTTATTCCGTTACTGAATGAGGAAGCCTCTCTGGAAGAGCTTTTTTCAAGGATTGATCGTGTTTGTAAATCAAACAGTTTATCTTATGAAATCTGGTTTGTGGACGATGGAAGTACGGATCTTTCGTGGAGCATTATCGAGAATCTGAAGGTACAGCATCCTCAGATCCACGGAATTAAATTTTCTAAAAATTACGGAAAATCTCAGGCACTTCATGCTGCGTTTGAAAGAACAAACGGCGAAGTCATCATCACCATGGATGCTGATTTACAGGATTTTCCGGAAGAAATCCCTGAACTTTACAATATGGTTGTTCAGGATAATTACGACATCGTTTCCGGCTGGAAAAAGAAGCGTTTTGATAACGTAATGACGAAAAACGTACCGTCGAAACTATTCAATGCCGCAGCTAGAAAAGTCTCCGGTGTTTATCTTCACGATTTCAACTGCGGACTGAAAGCTTATAAAAAACAGGTCGTAAAATCCATTGATGTTTACGGAGATATGCACCGTTACATTCCTGTTTTGGCGGCAAATGCAGGATTCAGAAGAATTACGGAAAAAGAAGTTCAACATCAGGCGAGACCTTACGGAACTTCAAAATTCGGAACCGAAAGATTTATCAGAGGATTTCTGGATCTGGTAACACTTTGGTTTGTAAGTCGTTTCGGAGGAAGACCGATGCATTTCTTCGGAGCAGTGGGAACTTTAATGTTCATTGTAGGTTTTCTTTCAGCACTTTGGCTGGGAATTTCAAAGCTGATTGATGTGGCAAGAGGAATTTATGGTCATTTAATAACCAATAATCCGTGGTTTTTTATCGCTTTAACCATGATGATTATGGGAACCTTGCTTTTCGTTGCAGGATTTTTAGGTGAAATGATTATCAGAACCAACAGAGAACACAAAAATTATAATATTGACGAAGTAATTTAACGGAAAAAACAATATATTTAATCATTAAATATGAATAAAAAACGTTGTTTAAACTGTGGTCATTCGGTTTCCGATGAGTATTGTGCTCATTGCGGACAGAAATCTGACACGGCAAGAATAACCCCGGTTTTATTCATTAAAAATGATGTTTTAGGCTCTATATGGCATGTAGAAGCAAGGTTTTTAAATACGTTGAAAGAAATTTTAATAAGACCCGGAATAACCGCAACCAACTACATTAGTGGAAAAAGAATAAGGTATTACAATTTTATTTCACTGCTGCTTATTCTTTTTGGGTTTAACGTTATTGCCTTTCATCTGTTTATTAATACGGCTAAAATAGATCTACAGGCAGAAAATTCCAAAACCATAGATTTTTTTTCAAAATATTCCAAAGCAACCTTATTGTTTTTAATACCTGTTCTTGCCTGTAATGCATGGATTGTATTCAGAAAAATAAAGTTTAATCTTGCAGAGCATTTTGTAATTGCTACGGTGAGTTTAATAGGGATTCTTGTTTTTTTTCTTACCGATGATCTCATCAGTATCATGGGAACTTACAAGCCTCTTTCAGGAATTTCTGATGGTATTGACTGGGTTTTGGAAACTGCATTTGTTTTCTTTCCTGCATTTGCTTACATTAATGCATTCAGGAAAAATTATTCATGGGCAGGGCTTGCCTGGAGACTTCTTGTATTTTATATATTAGTTCTTTCAGAGATCCTTGCCGTGATGTTGTTTATTGAAAAATTCCTATAATTTAAAATGAAAAAAATATTTTTAATCATCATAATGGCTTCTGCGGTTTCCTGCGGAAAAGTTTCCCCGAAAGGGAATATTGAAAGGAAGGACGTAGATGTTTCAGAATTTGTAAACCTCGATCTGGAAGGAAAATTCCGTGTGTTTTATGCAAGAGGAAATAAAAATTTTATAGAAATTGAAACCTATCCGAATGTTGCCGATAATCTTGATGTGGATGTAAAAGATAAAACCTTAACCATCAAAGAAAAACGAGGAACAAAAGGCGTAGATTTTTATAATGTAACGATCTATTCAAAATACAATCTGGAAAAAGTAACCGCTTCAGATTCTGTAGAAATGAATATTTCGAGCGAAATTAAAACCGATAATTTTAAGCTGAATTTAAAAAATTATGCTACATTTATGGGTTCGGTAAATACAAGAAGGGTAGAAGTTGAAATGATGAACCGAAGCAGAGCCAATTTTCTGGGGCAAACCAAAGATGCTGTCATTAAAGTATCTGATACAGCAAGTTTAATCGCTCCTTACTGGAAAATTGAAAACCTGAATATCGACTCTAAAAATGGAAACTACGCCGAAGTGAATGTAAAAGATTCATTAAAAGGACATATTCAGAATACGGCTAAATTTGTGTATTATAATGATCCGATTAGGGCTTTTAAAATTGATAAAAGTACAAGAGTGGAGAATAAGAAATTGGATTGAGAAGTAAGTTGGAAGAAAAAAAATATACTGCGAATAGTATTCAAAGCTTAGAAGGAATGGAGCATGTAAGACTTCGTCCTAAAATGTATTTTGAAGACTGTTTTAAAGAAAATAATTTAAATGCTCTTGTATTTGGATCTTTGTGTCATGCTATTGATGAATATTTTGATGAAAACTGCAGTGAAATTATAATTAATGCCGTAGGAAAATCATTAAAAATAGAATATAATGCAGGAATGTCTTTAGAAAAATCTCGCGATTTAACTATAGCAGAATGTATTATGACTAAAATTGGCGCATGTAGCAATGAGAAGAAGCATTTGGAAGTAGGTGATGAATTTTGTCGGGTTGGAATGGCAATAATTAATGCTGTCTCCGAAAAATGCGAACTCAAGACAATTTTCAGCAGGCAAGGAGGTCATTTTATTTTTGAAAAAGGAAAAACAGTATCGAAGGAAATTATTAAAACGGATAATTCTGAGGATTTTACAACAATAAGCTTTGAGATCAGCAAAGAGATTTTTGAAGATTCTGTTTTTGAATTAAATGATTTGCAATTGAAATTAAATGCTTTGAAAGAAAGACTGCCAAATTTAAAAATTGAGACAAATAATTTATAAATAAGTGCTTGTCATTTTGCATGAAATGAAGAATCTTTTATAAACAGATTTCTCCTTCGTCGAAATGACAAATGCTGAAACGATAAAACAAAGAAATTAAACCGGAACTTTACAAAAATTAGAAAATACAAATATGACAACATTAGAAAAAGCAAAACTTTGGTTGGGCGAAACATTTGATGAGGAAACAAGAAAGGCTGTTCAGGAATTAATCGACAGCAATTCGCCTGATCTGGAAGACTCTTTTTACAGAGAACTGGAGTTCGGAACAGGAGGAATGAGAGGAATTATGGGTGTCGGAACCAACCGTTTAAATAAATATACTTTAGGTCAGGCAACACAGGGACTTGCCAATTATATGCTGAAGCAGTTTCAGGGAGAAGAAATTAAAGTGGCAATTGCTTATGACGTAAGAAATAACTCGAAAGAATTCGGAAAACTGGTGGCTGATGTTTTAACGGCAAACGGAATTAAAGTATTGCTTTTCAAAGATCACAGACCGACTCCTGAATTGTCATTTACCGTGAGAAATAAAAAATGTCACGGAGGAATTGTTTTAACGGCTTCTCACAATCCGCCGGAATACAACGGTTACAAAGTATACTGGAATGACGGAGCGCAGATTGTTCCGCCACACGATGAAGCGATCATCAATGAAGTTTATTCTACAAAATTTGAAGATATTAAATTCAACGGAAATGATGATTTAATCGAATGGATCGGGGAAGAGCAGGATGATGTGTATATTGATGCATGTATCGAAAATTCTACCTATCAGAATGTTGGAAAAGAAAATTTAAACATCGTTTTCACATCCATTCACGGAACAACTTATACAACCGTTCCGAAAGCTTTGGAAAAAGCAGGTTTCAAAAAAATTGATCTTGTGAAAGAACAAATGATCCCAAGCGGAAATTTCCCGACGGTAGATTCCCCGAATCCGGAAGAGCCGGCCGCTTTGGAAATGGCAATGGATCTGGCGAAAATTACCAATGCTGACATCGTGATCGGAACAGATCCGGATGGTGACAGACTGGGAATTGCAGTAAGAAATCTTGACGGAGAAATTGAATTGTTAAATGGAAATCAGACCAATACGATCCTTACGTATTATATATTAAACGAATGGAGAAAGCAGGAAAGAATCACAGGAAAAGAATTCATCGGTTCTACGATCGTAACTTCAGATATTTTCTTTGATATTGCACAGAAATTCGGTGTTGACTGCAAAGTCGGATTAACCGGATTCAAATGGATCGGAAAAATGATCCGTGATTTTGAAGGAAAAGAAAAATTCGTTTGCGGGGGTGAAGAAAGTTTCGGTTTCATGACGGGTGACTTCGTTCGTGATAAAGATTCTTGCGGAAGTATTGTTTTAGCCTGCGAAATTGCAGCGTGGTGCAAAGCCAACGGTAGAACGATGTACCAATACATGATCGAAATTTATCAGGAGTTGGGAATGTATTATGAAGGACTGGTAAACTTGGTAAGAAAAGGAAGAGACGGAGCGGAAGAAATTCAGAATATGATGAAGAATTTCCGTGAAAATCCTCCAAAAGAATTGGCTGGTTCATTGGTTGAAGAAGTGAAAGACTTTAAAGAACAGACTAATTTTATCGTTTCAAAAGGAGAGAAGCAAGTAATGAACGATATTCCGAAATCGAATGTATTGATTTATTATACTCAGGACGGAACCAAAGTCTGCGTAAGACCTTCCGGAACAGAACCAAAGATCAAATTCTATATTTCTGTAAAAGATTCCATTACTTCTGAAGCAGATTTCAGAGATAAATTGAAGTCTTTAGAGGCTAAAATAGAAGAAGTAAGAAAGGATTTGAAATTAGATTAATTTCATTCGATCTTCATGATAAAAAGAAGTTTAGCGGCTTTTATTCTGTTGATTTTTATTTTTTCATGCAAAAAAGAAGCACCAAAAACTTCTGCAGGAAAGATAGAAAAAAACACCGTTTCAAAAGCAGAAACAAAAGAGGATTCGTTTAAGCCTATTGATACTGCCTGTTCTTCCAGAAATAAGACGGAAGATTATATTGCAGCGTTTCAGTGGTATCAGCAGAAAGCAGAAAAAGAAATTGCTCAGAATTCACCTGAACAGAATGATAAATTATACGAAGATTATATCAGGATTCGTGAAAAATATACAGACTGTTTAAACGAAAGTCTGAATAAGATACTTGAAGAATATGTGAATTATTATGATTCCGAAAGCAAAAGTTACAAGTTTCCTGAAAATATAAAGAAACTGATTGCCGAACTGAAGGAAGCTGATCTTGAATTTATAGAAGTAGGAGAAGGATATACCGAAATATATTCGGTTCCGGATCATTATTTTTCTGTATTTAAAGATAAAGTAACTCCTGATTATAATACGTATATCGAGCAGTTAGCGAAAGAAAGCGAAGGTCTTTATTCGGCGGATGCAGGATTGGTAATTTCATGGAAAGAGTTAGGAGAAAGGACTGTTTTTTGGGAAGATTTTATAAAAAAATATCCTAAAAGTTCATTGATTTCCAGAGTAAAAGAAATATACAATAATTATTTGTATGATTATTTATTCGGTATGGAGAATACACCAACTTACGAGTTTTTGGATGGAACGATATATGACGAAAACAGGAAAGAATTCAATAGGATCATAAAGAAATATCCGAATTCTGCTGTAGCTAAAAAGGCAAAAGAATTAATCAACCTTCTGGATGCAAAAGTTCCTGAAGAAGAAGTTGTAAGAAAAATAAATATTAGAAGAGAATATTAAATAAATTTAAATAAAATAAAGTGAAAGTTTCAAAATTAGCGGCGAACCTGATTGGTTCTGAAATTGTAAAAATTGGTAATGAAGTAAATGATTTAAAGGCAAAAGGAGCGGAGATTGCCAATCTTACGATTGGTGATTTAAATTCTAATATTTATCCGATTCCTGCAAAATTGAAGGAAGAAATTCAGAAAGCTTATCAGAATAATCTGACAAATTATCCGCCTGCAAACGGACTTTTATCTTTAAGAAAAGAAGTTTCCAAAGATTTAAAAACCAGATGGAATTTAGACTATTCACCCAATGATATTTTAATTACGGCAGGTTCAAGACCTTTGATCTATGCAGTGTACAAAACAATCGTGGATGAAGGAGATAAAGTAGTGTATCCGATTCCGTCCTGGAACAATAATCATTACGCTTACCTTACTTCAGCCAACGCAGTGGAAGTAAAAACAACTCCTGAAAACAATTTCCTTCCGACTGCGGATGATCTTAGACCTCACTTAGAAGGAGCCGTTTTATTGGCACTTTGTTCACCGTTGAATCCTACCGGAACCATGTTTACAAAAGATCAGCTTGCTGAAATCTGCGAACTGGTTTTAGCGGAAAACAAAAAAAGAGGTGAAGACGAAAAGCCTTTATACTTAATGTACGACCAGATTTATTCTAACCTTACTTTTGGGGCTGAACACGTAGATCCGGTTTCTCTTTTCCCTGAAATGAAAGAATTTACGGTCTATATCGATGGTATTTCAAAATGTCTTGCCGCAACAGGAGTTCGTGTAGGATGGGGATTTGGTCCGGTTCATATCATGGACAAAATGAAAGCTCTTTTAACGCACGTTGGAGCTTGGGCGCCAAAACCAGAACAGGAAGCAACAGCAAAATATTACGAAAATCCTGAAGACGTAAATGAATTTGTTGAAGATTTTAAAGGTAAACTGGAAGCCAGCCTGAAAGTTCTTCACGGCGGAATTCAGGATTTGAAAGGAAAAGGACTTTCTGTAGACAGCATCGAGCCTATGGGAGCACTTTATCTTACGATTAAATTAGATTATATCGGAAAAATAAAACCGGACGGAGCGGTGATTGAAAACTCTTCTGATCTCGTATTCTATTTAATCAATGAAGCAGGTGTTGCATTGGTTCCGTTCTCTGCTTTCGGGGAAGAAAAATCAGAGCCTTGGTTCAGAGCTTCTGTAGGAGGTTTGGCAATCGACGAAATTGAAGTGATGATGCCAAAACTGGAAAATGCTTTGAACGCTTTAAAATAGAATATTAAATATAATATATAGCTTCGTGAATATACTTTGCGAAGCTTTTTTTGACTTATAGCCTTAATGAGATTACCTAAAAGATACTTTCTCGAAACTAAACTTTTGAGCTATTCCACATTAGGAATTATTATTTTAGTAATTTTGAGTGTCTGGATTTCAGGAACAGGTTCTCATAGGTCTTTGTTTCAGAATTCCATTTTATCAACTTCTATTTTAGCCGTTGCTTTCTTTCTTTTTATAAGTCTGGGACTATATTACGGATTAAAGCTGAAAGAAAATGTGGGAAGTATTGTAAACAGAGAAAAAATAAAAAGTTACAGAATTAGTAAGCCAAAAGTCGATAACTTTGATTTTCCTGATATTAGCTTAATTGGAAATGAAGGTTGCGGAGAGATTATTATTTCAATAATTTTATGGATTTT
Encoded proteins:
- a CDS encoding phospho-sugar mutase, whose amino-acid sequence is MTTLEKAKLWLGETFDEETRKAVQELIDSNSPDLEDSFYRELEFGTGGMRGIMGVGTNRLNKYTLGQATQGLANYMLKQFQGEEIKVAIAYDVRNNSKEFGKLVADVLTANGIKVLLFKDHRPTPELSFTVRNKKCHGGIVLTASHNPPEYNGYKVYWNDGAQIVPPHDEAIINEVYSTKFEDIKFNGNDDLIEWIGEEQDDVYIDACIENSTYQNVGKENLNIVFTSIHGTTYTTVPKALEKAGFKKIDLVKEQMIPSGNFPTVDSPNPEEPAALEMAMDLAKITNADIVIGTDPDGDRLGIAVRNLDGEIELLNGNQTNTILTYYILNEWRKQERITGKEFIGSTIVTSDIFFDIAQKFGVDCKVGLTGFKWIGKMIRDFEGKEKFVCGGEESFGFMTGDFVRDKDSCGSIVLACEIAAWCKANGRTMYQYMIEIYQELGMYYEGLVNLVRKGRDGAEEIQNMMKNFRENPPKELAGSLVEEVKDFKEQTNFIVSKGEKQVMNDIPKSNVLIYYTQDGTKVCVRPSGTEPKIKFYISVKDSITSEADFRDKLKSLEAKIEEVRKDLKLD
- a CDS encoding pyridoxal phosphate-dependent aminotransferase, which translates into the protein MKVSKLAANLIGSEIVKIGNEVNDLKAKGAEIANLTIGDLNSNIYPIPAKLKEEIQKAYQNNLTNYPPANGLLSLRKEVSKDLKTRWNLDYSPNDILITAGSRPLIYAVYKTIVDEGDKVVYPIPSWNNNHYAYLTSANAVEVKTTPENNFLPTADDLRPHLEGAVLLALCSPLNPTGTMFTKDQLAEICELVLAENKKRGEDEKPLYLMYDQIYSNLTFGAEHVDPVSLFPEMKEFTVYIDGISKCLAATGVRVGWGFGPVHIMDKMKALLTHVGAWAPKPEQEATAKYYENPEDVNEFVEDFKGKLEASLKVLHGGIQDLKGKGLSVDSIEPMGALYLTIKLDYIGKIKPDGAVIENSSDLVFYLINEAGVALVPFSAFGEEKSEPWFRASVGGLAIDEIEVMMPKLENALNALK
- a CDS encoding metal-dependent hydrolase; protein product: MKIQYLGQNCFLFTYKDKTILSDPFYNYKKAESGFDISAQKIDYILLTHAHGDHIADVEEVLQHHPEATVIAVPEICGYFKNAKNTDDVNLGGSAKIDDLKISMVPAHHTSSFPDGSYGGVPVGYIFRLPEGKNLYMAGDTGVMADMELFPRLYGNLDLSILPIGSHYTMCPRKAAFAAAELLKTPKVIGCHFDTFPAIEINHESAQKHFEDKNVELVLPKLGETFEF
- a CDS encoding glycosyltransferase family 2 protein, whose translation is MNLSIVIPLLNEEASLEELFSRIDRVCKSNSLSYEIWFVDDGSTDLSWSIIENLKVQHPQIHGIKFSKNYGKSQALHAAFERTNGEVIITMDADLQDFPEEIPELYNMVVQDNYDIVSGWKKKRFDNVMTKNVPSKLFNAAARKVSGVYLHDFNCGLKAYKKQVVKSIDVYGDMHRYIPVLAANAGFRRITEKEVQHQARPYGTSKFGTERFIRGFLDLVTLWFVSRFGGRPMHFFGAVGTLMFIVGFLSALWLGISKLIDVARGIYGHLITNNPWFFIALTMMIMGTLLFVAGFLGEMIIRTNREHKNYNIDEVI
- a CDS encoding DUF3667 domain-containing protein; this translates as MNKKRCLNCGHSVSDEYCAHCGQKSDTARITPVLFIKNDVLGSIWHVEARFLNTLKEILIRPGITATNYISGKRIRYYNFISLLLILFGFNVIAFHLFINTAKIDLQAENSKTIDFFSKYSKATLLFLIPVLACNAWIVFRKIKFNLAEHFVIATVSLIGILVFFLTDDLISIMGTYKPLSGISDGIDWVLETAFVFFPAFAYINAFRKNYSWAGLAWRLLVFYILVLSEILAVMLFIEKFL
- a CDS encoding DUF4199 domain-containing protein, encoding MTKSPSTLGILLFGATMIVFFVVYYFFSGVNYFDISLKANAFVLPILYAGAAFWSVKSYWSSHRTVSFKEAFKRAFVPMFIGGILSIFSIYAFLNFVDTDAKKLLNYQYVTRQKAEMDKEYHSARKVLKHQKDIDELDKKYKERLPSFSPEAVKGKDMLTASHFSGYFAAILIFYVVLSVFFGAFFRTKTIYQEEQNQE
- a CDS encoding GIN domain-containing protein; the protein is MKKIFLIIIMASAVSCGKVSPKGNIERKDVDVSEFVNLDLEGKFRVFYARGNKNFIEIETYPNVADNLDVDVKDKTLTIKEKRGTKGVDFYNVTIYSKYNLEKVTASDSVEMNISSEIKTDNFKLNLKNYATFMGSVNTRRVEVEMMNRSRANFLGQTKDAVIKVSDTASLIAPYWKIENLNIDSKNGNYAEVNVKDSLKGHIQNTAKFVYYNDPIRAFKIDKSTRVENKKLD